The proteins below are encoded in one region of Planctopirus limnophila DSM 3776:
- a CDS encoding phosphatase domain-containing putative toxin codes for MTHENTTNSTETTPAASRLRFRWILILATIVAMGAGGWAYRQNHRYKHVAIHDPGKVIRCAWVEADVMAELVQKHQVKTVLNLCRPGEMGPDRARQERMAVEAAGAKLIELSLPDIDDPSSPLIAPHIAVLKDPANYPLIVHCQHGFNRTGRVLTMYDVMFRGKTGEEALSKMPLFGRHDYAPLEHAFARNFDVFYAAEKAKEAAGEKPDQSTPSLTTEHVETAVPAIEQTSFQEGTGKPSR; via the coding sequence ATGACGCACGAGAACACGACGAATTCGACAGAAACGACTCCAGCAGCTTCGCGGCTGCGGTTTCGCTGGATTCTGATTCTGGCAACGATCGTGGCCATGGGTGCTGGTGGCTGGGCTTATCGTCAGAATCATCGCTACAAGCATGTCGCGATTCACGATCCCGGAAAAGTGATTCGCTGCGCCTGGGTGGAAGCCGACGTGATGGCCGAACTCGTCCAGAAGCACCAGGTGAAGACGGTGCTCAATCTTTGCCGCCCGGGAGAAATGGGCCCGGATCGCGCACGGCAGGAGCGAATGGCTGTGGAAGCCGCCGGTGCCAAGCTGATTGAACTTTCACTTCCGGATATTGATGATCCTTCGAGCCCTCTGATCGCTCCACATATCGCAGTGTTAAAGGATCCCGCGAACTATCCACTGATTGTTCATTGTCAGCATGGATTCAATCGAACAGGCCGCGTGTTAACGATGTACGACGTAATGTTCCGTGGAAAAACAGGTGAAGAAGCTCTGTCGAAGATGCCTCTTTTCGGGCGCCACGACTACGCACCACTCGAGCATGCTTTCGCTCGAAACTTTGATGTCTTCTATGCTGCCGAAAAGGCCAAAGAAGCCGCTGGTGAAAAACCTGACCAGTCCACTCCCTCTTTAACGACTGAACATGTCGAGACAGCAGTCCCTGCCATTGAGCAGACCAGCTTCCAGGAGGGAACTGGCAAACCGTCGCGTTGA
- a CDS encoding glycosyltransferase family 2 protein, protein MHVSIVVPIYNELENLPLLHAAIMRVMEPLVHSCELILINDGSTDGSTEVMDQIAAADSRVKLIEFRKNFGQTAAMQAGIQAATGDVIVTIDGDLQNEPEDIPMMLAKIEEGYDLVHGWRKNRQDAVLHRKLPSVCANWLIGKVTGFPVHDLGCTLKAIRSEIAKELQLYGEMHRFIPILARQRGARCIEVVTRHHARRFGVSKYGLGRVTRVLLDLATVKYLIQYAVSPMKLFGMMGLMAMFTSGLAAFASIGLKLTYNYDMTGNPLLLLSAVSGLAAIQFVFLGLLSELCSRIYFQVQNVQTYAVRKTTNFETVSLAISPAPLLDPRSRRAA, encoded by the coding sequence ATGCACGTTTCGATTGTCGTTCCGATCTATAACGAACTCGAAAACCTTCCCCTTTTGCATGCCGCCATCATGCGGGTGATGGAGCCCCTGGTACACAGTTGTGAGTTAATTCTCATCAACGATGGTTCCACCGATGGTTCTACCGAAGTCATGGATCAAATTGCCGCGGCAGATTCCCGGGTGAAGCTGATCGAGTTTCGCAAAAATTTTGGCCAGACGGCTGCGATGCAGGCGGGGATTCAGGCAGCCACTGGTGACGTCATTGTCACCATCGATGGCGACCTGCAGAACGAGCCCGAAGACATTCCAATGATGCTGGCGAAAATCGAGGAAGGTTACGATCTCGTGCATGGCTGGCGTAAGAACCGGCAGGATGCAGTTCTCCACCGGAAACTTCCGTCAGTTTGTGCCAACTGGCTGATTGGGAAAGTGACTGGTTTCCCGGTGCACGACCTGGGTTGCACACTCAAGGCCATTCGCAGCGAAATCGCCAAGGAACTACAGCTTTACGGCGAAATGCATCGCTTCATCCCCATTCTCGCCAGACAGCGCGGGGCAAGATGCATCGAAGTCGTTACGAGGCATCATGCCCGGCGTTTTGGTGTCTCGAAGTACGGCCTGGGCCGCGTCACTCGCGTGCTGCTGGATCTGGCAACCGTCAAATATCTGATTCAGTACGCCGTCAGCCCCATGAAACTCTTTGGGATGATGGGATTAATGGCCATGTTCACCAGCGGTCTGGCAGCATTCGCCAGTATCGGCCTTAAGCTGACCTATAACTATGATATGACTGGCAACCCCCTGCTGCTGTTGAGTGCTGTCTCCGGGTTGGCGGCGATTCAGTTTGTCTTTCTGGGTTTACTGAGCGAACTCTGCTCACGCATCTATTTTCAGGTGCAGAACGTACAGACGTATGCTGTCCGCAAAACGACAAATTTTGAGACAGTTTCACTCGCCATTTCACCGGCTCCACTACTGGATCCTCGCTCACGCCGGGCTGCCTGA
- the cls gene encoding cardiolipin synthase: protein MFNWLPGTLAVISFVLQFSLVSVVLLTKRRQETATVAWIITIITLPYIGAILYLIFGINRVESTVKHRLRAWRRLSHRLPELSERHLLDSDRLTPLQSNMAKVATRLAESRPTMHNRVDLLHDAGIAFDEIETAIRNARSTIHLEYYIWQPDKIGTRLRDLLIEKARAGVKVRFLYDSIGSLRLSRRFIAPMREAGIEISAFVPGRGWLESWSLNLRNHRKIIIVDGEIGFTGGMNVGDEYLSRVPHFGHWSDTHLRLMGPSVLQLQMIFAEDWHCATGREISWQDDFPRPETHGHVEAQVVSGGPHMEDSVFQSLFFAAINEARHHITITTGYFVPTNALVVALECAAVRGVKVRLLLSGAKGYWYTRMAGRSSYSPLLRAGAEIWEYNRGYLHSKTLTLDGEYSLVGSPNFDSRSVFLNFEVAVAMYDKGIAEQLNSQFEIDVRQAEPIEKSLWFKRSRWQKLQENWARMFAPIL, encoded by the coding sequence GTGTTCAACTGGTTGCCCGGCACTTTGGCGGTCATCAGTTTTGTACTCCAGTTTTCTCTTGTTTCTGTGGTGCTCCTGACAAAGCGCCGTCAGGAAACAGCCACTGTAGCATGGATCATTACGATCATTACGCTGCCGTACATCGGTGCGATTTTGTACCTGATCTTTGGCATCAATCGGGTCGAATCGACTGTTAAACATCGTTTGCGAGCCTGGCGGCGACTCAGCCATCGGCTTCCCGAGCTCTCCGAACGACATCTGCTGGACAGTGATCGATTAACTCCACTTCAATCCAACATGGCAAAGGTCGCCACCCGCCTGGCCGAATCCCGCCCGACCATGCATAATCGAGTGGATCTTTTGCATGATGCCGGGATTGCTTTCGACGAAATTGAAACTGCGATCCGTAATGCACGCTCCACAATTCATCTCGAATACTACATCTGGCAACCGGATAAAATCGGCACCCGGCTCAGAGACTTGCTCATCGAAAAGGCCAGAGCTGGAGTCAAAGTTCGATTTCTTTATGACTCGATCGGTTCATTGAGATTGTCCCGCCGCTTTATTGCTCCGATGCGGGAAGCGGGAATTGAAATTTCGGCGTTTGTTCCGGGACGAGGCTGGCTCGAATCGTGGTCGCTGAACCTGCGTAATCATCGCAAGATCATCATTGTCGATGGGGAAATCGGTTTCACAGGTGGTATGAATGTGGGTGATGAGTATCTAAGTCGCGTCCCCCATTTTGGCCACTGGAGTGATACACACCTTCGACTCATGGGCCCTTCAGTGCTGCAATTGCAGATGATCTTTGCGGAAGACTGGCATTGTGCCACTGGTCGCGAGATCTCGTGGCAAGACGATTTTCCGCGACCCGAAACACATGGTCATGTCGAGGCGCAGGTGGTTTCCGGTGGTCCCCATATGGAAGACAGCGTATTTCAGTCGCTGTTCTTTGCAGCCATCAATGAAGCCCGGCATCACATCACAATTACCACAGGATACTTTGTTCCCACAAACGCCCTGGTCGTGGCATTGGAGTGTGCGGCTGTGCGCGGTGTGAAAGTGCGATTACTGCTCTCGGGTGCCAAAGGTTACTGGTACACCCGTATGGCGGGCCGGTCGAGTTACAGCCCGCTGCTGCGAGCCGGTGCTGAGATCTGGGAATACAACCGCGGTTATCTACACTCGAAAACGTTGACTCTGGACGGCGAGTACTCTCTGGTGGGAAGCCCCAATTTCGATTCGCGCAGCGTGTTTCTGAATTTTGAAGTCGCTGTCGCGATGTACGACAAGGGGATCGCTGAGCAGCTCAACTCGCAGTTTGAAATCGATGTCCGCCAGGCAGAGCCAATTGAGAAAAGCCTGTGGTTCAAACGTTCCCGCTGGCAGAAGCTCCAGGAAAACTGGGCTCGCATGTTCGCCCCGATTTTATGA
- a CDS encoding ExeA family protein, producing the protein MMPEDSLTRPSPFRLTLAPDDFFASVEHEEALSRLWYLAEQRAPVGVLSGISGTGKTFLLHVLARELSQVGVEAILLDATSLDRHELLWRIVEAFGLGPDVEDSPLWLWSRLTDFLEGQKSTGQRLAFMIDHCQTLDPASAHVLRRLLALSMGCESNVTWIFAIGRSEEHAFLSWLEESSGLKIDLPIWSSARCDEFLRWRLARSNYSLPIFTKAAVDRLYTRSRGIPLEICRLADLALLAGSAEGRELIGAETIDCVAQELIRDRESSRPGTVVFD; encoded by the coding sequence ATGATGCCGGAAGATTCACTGACGCGCCCCTCACCTTTCAGGCTCACGCTGGCTCCCGATGACTTTTTTGCCAGTGTGGAACACGAAGAAGCGCTCTCCCGCCTCTGGTATCTGGCGGAACAGCGGGCACCTGTCGGTGTACTGAGCGGAATCAGCGGTACGGGAAAGACGTTTCTGCTGCATGTGCTCGCTCGAGAGCTTTCGCAGGTGGGAGTCGAGGCGATTCTGCTGGATGCCACCAGCCTGGATCGACACGAATTGCTCTGGCGCATTGTCGAAGCATTCGGACTCGGCCCGGATGTCGAAGACAGCCCGCTCTGGCTCTGGTCGCGGCTGACAGATTTCCTCGAAGGCCAGAAATCCACCGGCCAGCGTCTGGCATTTATGATCGATCATTGCCAGACACTCGACCCTGCGTCAGCGCACGTCTTGCGTCGATTGCTGGCACTTTCGATGGGCTGCGAATCGAATGTGACCTGGATCTTTGCGATTGGCCGCTCTGAAGAACATGCCTTTCTGTCGTGGCTCGAAGAATCGAGCGGCCTCAAAATTGATCTGCCGATCTGGTCATCGGCTCGATGTGATGAATTCCTCCGGTGGCGACTGGCCCGCAGTAATTACTCACTGCCGATCTTTACCAAAGCGGCCGTGGATCGGCTTTACACACGCTCGCGTGGGATTCCACTGGAGATCTGCCGCCTGGCCGATCTGGCACTGCTGGCGGGGTCAGCCGAGGGGCGAGAACTGATCGGTGCGGAGACGATCGATTGTGTCGCCCAGGAATTGATCCGAGATCGGGAAAGCTCAAGGCCCGGCACTGTCGTCTTTGATTGA
- a CDS encoding DNA gyrase subunit B yields the protein MSDAAATPAPSTSEYSEKNIRALEGIEGIRLRPDMYIGDRGSRGLHHLVFEVVDNSIDEAVAGYATWVSVKINVDGSVSIIDDGRGIPVGAMADQGGKSALEIVLTKIHAGGKFDRQGGYKTGTGGLHGVGITAVNALSEWLSAEIRREGHVWTMDFARGTRTTELTKLGLADVTGTKITFKPDSTIFTESKFVFDVLAKRLQELAFLNAGIHIRLADERTEQSEEFHYPDGLREFVKHLNRTETTLYADILSIEGEIEGVKVMVCLQHNDGFSETVRAFANNIYNMEGGTHLSGFRSALTRAINNYGKRENLFKDIDTTGDDFREGLVCVIAVRVPHPQFEGQTKTKLSNGEVEGIVNSIVFEGLTKFFEENPGIAKKICQKGAMAAEAREAARKSREMVRRKGALTSGGLPEKLRDCRSRELDITELYLVEGDSAGGSADTGRDSNTQAILPLRGKILNVEKAQLVKILDNAEIANLFKAVGIPPMAELEDVTKRRYGKIILMTDADVDGSHIRTLLLTFLFRHMRALVEHGCIYIAQPPLYRVIQKNKTRYVQTHDMMMTELIELGMNGTRLVDPNDGFTFEGESLRHVVNLMRRLAEPVELLERRGISLKSLEPLLNASFKLPQYRVTITRTDHWFHTREDVEAFLQSEAARRGSELNMANSDAQPVAADTAKPVEGAAQLTDLHEIRTLNDVLSDLRGIGIQFRHLIPAGMRDGELVFPFRIEQEKSVLKLQSLRELLEKLRALGEDGLTVTRFKGLGEMDPEELWETSMQPTARTLLQVRMDDAAAADEMFRVLMGDQVEPRREFIEKHALDVKDLDI from the coding sequence TTGTCCGACGCCGCCGCGACGCCTGCCCCTTCGACGAGTGAGTACAGTGAAAAGAACATTCGAGCCTTGGAAGGGATTGAAGGGATTCGTCTTCGCCCCGACATGTACATTGGCGATCGAGGCTCCCGTGGATTGCATCACCTCGTGTTCGAAGTGGTCGATAACTCAATCGACGAGGCTGTGGCCGGCTATGCCACCTGGGTCTCCGTGAAGATCAACGTCGATGGCAGTGTGTCGATCATCGACGATGGCCGCGGGATTCCTGTCGGAGCGATGGCCGATCAGGGTGGGAAGTCGGCACTCGAGATTGTCCTCACCAAGATTCATGCCGGTGGGAAGTTTGACCGTCAGGGTGGCTACAAGACCGGAACTGGCGGCCTGCACGGCGTCGGCATCACAGCGGTCAATGCCCTCAGTGAGTGGCTTTCAGCCGAGATCCGTCGTGAAGGCCATGTCTGGACCATGGATTTTGCACGCGGCACCCGCACGACCGAATTGACCAAACTCGGCCTGGCCGATGTCACCGGCACCAAGATTACCTTCAAGCCCGATTCCACCATCTTTACCGAGAGCAAGTTCGTTTTTGATGTCCTTGCCAAGCGGTTGCAGGAACTGGCATTCCTCAATGCAGGGATACATATTCGCCTTGCGGACGAGCGAACAGAACAGTCCGAAGAGTTTCATTACCCCGATGGATTGCGAGAGTTCGTCAAACATCTGAACCGCACCGAAACGACTTTGTACGCTGATATTCTTTCGATTGAAGGAGAAATCGAGGGCGTCAAGGTCATGGTCTGCCTGCAGCACAACGATGGCTTCAGCGAAACCGTGCGGGCATTCGCCAACAACATTTACAACATGGAAGGTGGAACTCACCTTTCGGGCTTCCGCTCGGCACTCACACGCGCCATCAACAACTATGGCAAGCGCGAAAACCTGTTCAAAGATATCGACACCACTGGTGATGACTTCCGCGAAGGTTTGGTGTGCGTGATTGCCGTCCGCGTGCCGCACCCTCAATTCGAAGGTCAAACCAAGACCAAGCTTTCGAATGGGGAAGTGGAAGGGATTGTCAACTCGATTGTCTTTGAAGGTCTCACCAAGTTCTTCGAAGAGAATCCAGGGATTGCGAAGAAGATTTGCCAGAAGGGTGCGATGGCGGCTGAAGCCCGCGAAGCTGCCCGCAAGTCCCGCGAGATGGTACGCCGCAAAGGGGCTTTGACTTCTGGTGGACTGCCCGAAAAGCTGCGTGATTGCCGCAGCCGAGAACTTGACATCACCGAACTGTACCTCGTCGAAGGTGATTCAGCTGGTGGTTCTGCAGATACTGGCCGCGACTCCAATACACAGGCCATTCTGCCACTGCGCGGTAAGATCCTGAACGTCGAGAAGGCCCAGCTCGTCAAGATTCTCGACAATGCCGAAATTGCCAACCTGTTCAAAGCCGTCGGCATTCCACCGATGGCTGAATTGGAAGATGTCACTAAACGGCGGTACGGCAAGATCATTCTGATGACCGACGCCGACGTCGATGGCAGCCATATCCGGACGCTGCTGCTCACGTTTCTGTTCCGTCACATGCGGGCTCTTGTGGAGCATGGCTGCATCTACATTGCCCAGCCGCCTCTTTATCGAGTCATTCAGAAAAACAAGACTCGTTATGTGCAGACGCATGACATGATGATGACGGAGCTTATCGAACTCGGGATGAACGGCACCCGGCTCGTTGACCCGAATGATGGATTCACGTTTGAGGGCGAATCACTCCGGCACGTCGTGAATCTGATGCGGCGACTGGCTGAACCTGTCGAGCTTCTCGAACGACGGGGAATTTCTCTGAAATCTCTCGAACCGCTGCTCAATGCGAGCTTTAAGCTCCCGCAGTATCGGGTCACGATTACACGAACCGACCACTGGTTCCACACACGCGAAGATGTTGAGGCATTCCTGCAATCAGAAGCGGCTCGTCGCGGCAGCGAACTGAATATGGCGAACAGTGATGCACAGCCTGTTGCCGCTGATACAGCCAAGCCCGTCGAAGGTGCTGCTCAACTGACAGACCTTCACGAGATCCGCACGCTGAACGACGTGCTCTCCGATCTCAGGGGGATTGGAATTCAATTCCGGCATCTTATTCCGGCTGGGATGCGTGATGGGGAACTGGTTTTCCCCTTCCGGATCGAACAAGAGAAGTCTGTTCTTAAGCTCCAAAGTCTCCGTGAGCTTCTCGAAAAGCTCAGAGCACTCGGTGAAGATGGTCTGACAGTCACCCGCTTTAAGGGACTGGGCGAAATGGATCCCGAAGAACTTTGGGAAACCAGTATGCAACCCACCGCTCGGACGCTTCTGCAGGTTCGTATGGACGATGCCGCAGCAGCTGACGAAATGTTCCGCGTCCTGATGGGCGACCAGGTGGAACCTCGCCGGGAATTCATCGAAAAGCATGCGCTGGATGTGAAAGATCTCGACATTTAA
- a CDS encoding ribose-phosphate diphosphokinase codes for METPRTTFEGPRPIPFQAPQGDLAILSGTANPLLAQHVATALGVSLTPCRAHIFSEGNVFVRIKENVRGKDAYIIQGCHFPVNDNFMELLFWIDALRRASAQNITAVIPFFSYAQGDKKDEPRVSIRARVCADAIEAAGADRVLTMDLHSPQIQGFFRVPVDHLYGRQVLAEHVRRLQIPDLVVCSPDVGFAKGAAAYANLLGTPVVIGNKQRTDHSETVEVLEVIGDVKDRNVLLVDDLTITGRSLIAMAETLKKRGARDVYAAVTHAVLSKGASERIAQSQIKLMFVTDTIENSFDPLPPNVQVVTVAPLFAEAIRSIHERTSISMLFPDGRPICP; via the coding sequence ATGGAGACTCCTCGAACGACTTTCGAAGGTCCTCGCCCCATTCCCTTTCAAGCCCCTCAAGGCGATCTGGCGATCCTTTCAGGTACTGCCAATCCATTGCTGGCGCAGCATGTGGCCACGGCTCTGGGAGTCAGTCTGACTCCTTGCCGGGCTCATATTTTCAGTGAGGGAAATGTCTTTGTCCGCATTAAGGAAAATGTCCGGGGGAAAGATGCCTACATCATTCAAGGGTGTCATTTTCCGGTCAACGACAACTTCATGGAGTTGCTCTTCTGGATTGACGCACTGAGGCGGGCCAGCGCTCAGAACATCACGGCTGTGATTCCTTTTTTCAGTTATGCACAAGGCGATAAAAAGGACGAACCTCGCGTTTCCATCAGGGCTCGCGTTTGTGCTGACGCCATTGAAGCGGCTGGTGCCGATCGTGTTCTGACCATGGATTTACACAGCCCGCAGATTCAGGGGTTCTTTCGTGTTCCTGTTGATCATCTTTATGGTCGGCAGGTACTGGCTGAACATGTCCGCAGGCTGCAGATTCCAGATCTCGTGGTGTGCAGCCCGGATGTGGGCTTCGCGAAGGGAGCAGCAGCTTACGCTAATCTGCTGGGGACTCCAGTGGTCATCGGTAACAAACAGCGGACAGACCACTCCGAAACGGTGGAAGTGCTGGAAGTGATTGGTGATGTCAAGGATCGTAATGTGCTGCTCGTTGACGATCTGACAATCACGGGCCGCTCTTTGATCGCAATGGCTGAGACGTTAAAGAAGCGGGGTGCCCGAGATGTTTATGCCGCTGTGACTCACGCAGTCCTTTCGAAAGGGGCCAGTGAGCGGATTGCACAAAGTCAGATCAAGTTGATGTTCGTGACGGATACCATCGAGAACTCGTTCGATCCGCTTCCGCCGAATGTTCAGGTGGTGACAGTCGCCCCACTGTTCGCAGAAGCCATTCGCTCCATCCACGAGCGCACCAGCATCAGTATGCTCTTTCCGGATGGACGTCCCATTTGCCCCTGA
- a CDS encoding YggS family pyridoxal phosphate-dependent enzyme, translated as MTNSLSPAVNYSAIAARYALAEQDVAQLALNLKSVEQEIIRSCEKSGRLPNEVTLIAVTKYVHAPVIAALYDLGVRDVGESRPQNLALRRCEVEALFPSTTSGSTRDEGTLADLKWHLIGHLQRNKAELAVSKADAIHSCDSERLLTRLDQLLSATPRPLPLFLEINISGEVSKHGFTPDEARAWWRAQAVERPAGCMAQSHLPVGLMTMAPIDASPAELVQIFSGLKDLKIELEAMSSEHRLPWLSMGMSGDFPIAIECGATHVRVGSRLYQGLSNRCFLNDTPPA; from the coding sequence GTGACGAATTCACTTTCACCAGCGGTCAACTACTCAGCCATAGCAGCTCGATATGCTCTTGCCGAACAGGATGTCGCGCAACTGGCGTTGAACCTCAAGAGTGTGGAACAGGAGATCATCCGGTCTTGCGAGAAGTCTGGTCGTCTCCCGAACGAAGTGACGCTGATTGCTGTCACGAAATACGTTCACGCGCCGGTGATTGCCGCCCTGTATGATTTGGGTGTGCGCGATGTCGGCGAAAGTCGCCCGCAGAACCTGGCTCTCCGCCGCTGTGAAGTCGAGGCTTTGTTCCCATCCACTACCAGCGGTTCGACTCGTGACGAGGGGACATTAGCCGATTTGAAATGGCATCTGATTGGTCATTTGCAGCGAAATAAAGCCGAGCTCGCAGTCAGTAAAGCGGATGCGATCCATTCGTGCGATAGCGAACGACTGCTGACGAGGCTGGATCAACTTTTATCGGCCACGCCGCGTCCATTGCCCCTCTTCCTCGAGATCAACATCAGTGGAGAAGTCTCGAAGCATGGATTCACACCCGATGAAGCGCGAGCCTGGTGGCGAGCGCAGGCTGTCGAGCGTCCAGCAGGTTGTATGGCCCAGAGCCACCTGCCTGTCGGCCTGATGACAATGGCCCCGATCGATGCTTCGCCGGCAGAACTCGTGCAGATTTTCAGCGGCCTCAAGGACCTGAAAATCGAGTTGGAAGCGATGTCCTCGGAGCATCGCTTGCCATGGCTTTCGATGGGCATGAGTGGCGATTTTCCCATCGCGATCGAATGCGGTGCCACACATGTGCGTGTGGGCTCCCGGCTTTATCAAGGTCTGTCAAATCGCTGCTTCCTCAACGACACGCCACCAGCCTGA
- a CDS encoding RNA polymerase sigma factor encodes MHQPISELTRAMSAGSVKAIEEFYREYFPQIYRTARRITGRDESFGLDVVQEAMLRILRCIKPIENQQHLTAWLDLVVKSTAYDLLKAEARRQKREQTAVQGRQLTVGIVPAALAGDEEAHDRLVWLRQQLSQFDPELAQMIDLRYQQSWTLDRMAEFLGLSIATVDGRLRRAINRLKKAAMSQGAFEEITTSIPGYPCETIRPAINGGGSYDR; translated from the coding sequence GTGCATCAGCCCATCAGCGAACTCACCCGAGCGATGTCTGCTGGATCTGTGAAGGCTATTGAAGAGTTCTATCGGGAATACTTTCCACAAATTTACCGAACGGCTCGGCGCATCACCGGACGCGACGAGTCGTTCGGTCTCGATGTGGTGCAGGAAGCCATGCTGCGAATTCTCCGCTGTATTAAGCCGATAGAGAATCAACAGCATCTCACTGCATGGCTGGATCTGGTGGTGAAATCGACAGCTTACGATCTGCTCAAAGCGGAAGCCCGCCGCCAGAAGCGAGAACAAACGGCGGTTCAAGGCCGACAGCTGACAGTTGGCATAGTGCCTGCCGCACTGGCTGGTGACGAGGAAGCGCATGACCGCCTGGTCTGGTTACGACAACAGCTCTCACAATTCGATCCGGAACTCGCTCAGATGATTGATCTGCGCTATCAACAATCGTGGACACTCGACCGCATGGCTGAGTTTCTAGGATTGTCGATCGCGACGGTCGATGGCAGGCTGCGTCGAGCCATTAATCGATTGAAGAAAGCCGCAATGTCTCAGGGTGCATTCGAAGAGATTACGACTTCAATACCAGGCTATCCATGCGAAACCATTCGTCCTGCCATCAACGGGGGAGGAAGTTATGATCGATGA